One window of Cellulomonas shaoxiangyii genomic DNA carries:
- a CDS encoding TadE family type IV pilus minor pilin, translating into MSAGHRGRRRRPVRPTGDRGAVTAELAVGMVAVALVLLAVLATGAAGVAQLRCLDAARTAARVAALGEPDAAVVAAAHRAIGGRSAHVEVARSQGWVTVRVTAPFVGWSGADGLRARASATSWAEPTGAHPTGAAAPPVGAGS; encoded by the coding sequence ATGAGCGCCGGGCACCGCGGCCGTCGGCGGCGGCCGGTGCGTCCGACCGGCGACCGCGGTGCCGTCACGGCCGAGCTGGCCGTCGGCATGGTGGCGGTGGCCCTCGTGCTGCTGGCCGTGCTCGCCACCGGGGCGGCCGGGGTCGCGCAGCTGCGGTGCCTCGACGCGGCGCGCACGGCTGCCCGGGTCGCGGCGCTCGGCGAGCCCGACGCGGCCGTCGTCGCCGCGGCGCACCGGGCGATCGGCGGGCGGTCGGCGCACGTGGAGGTCGCGCGGTCGCAGGGCTGGGTGACGGTGCGTGTGACGGCTCCGTTCGTCGGCTGGTCCGGCGCCGACGGGCTGCGGGCGCGCGCGTCCGCGACGTCGTGGGCCGAGCCCACGGGCGCCCACCCGACGGGCGCCGCCGCACCGCCGGTCGGGGCGGGCTCGTGA
- a CDS encoding DEAD/DEAH box helicase: MGPGELLDVLLAGGRRAERATHVRHVPARAGVRSEWPAWADADLVRGYRALGVDRPWAHQVEAAESVHGGRHTVLATSTGSGKSLAFWLPALSAVRSGAADAVLDPGRIESARRRPTVLYLSPTKALAADQLAGLHRLLHAAGTSDVRVATCDGDTGRDERRWVREHADVVLTNPDFLHFALLPQHRTWSRVLSSLAYVVVDECHAFRGVFGAHVGLVLRRLRRLAAAYGASPVVVMASATTADPAASAGRLLGVDPAEVHAVTADASPAGRKTVVLWQPPELPGTDGPWASLLPADDPWATVLTVPAADTAEGRDAPDGAGADGATTGGDAARAVPAEGTGPLGTGEQLVAVPQDRPRRTATAEVAELLADLVIAGARTLAFTRSRRGAESVATTTRAHLAEVDPTLPSLVSSYRGGYLPEERRALEQAIRSGHLRALATTNALELGVDISGLDAVLIAGWPGTRVSLWQQAGRAGRAGADGLVVLVAREDPLDTFLVHHPEAALDAPVEATVFDPQNPYVLAPHLCAAAAEQPLRADELDLFGPRAAELLAELTERGILRRRPSGWYWTHAEPASRMTDLRGSGGQPVRVVETATGRLLGTVDAASADATVHPGAVYVHLGATFVVDELHLEDGVALATRRDVDFGTWARWVTSTEVVEVEREVTWGPLTWSFGQVDVTTQVLGYQRKRLPDLRVLSTHELDLPARTLRTAAVWWTAPPEVLAEAGVTLEVAPGALHAAEHASIGLLPLLATCDRWDLGGLSTVVHADTGVATVFVHDGHPGGAGFAERGFELGPTWLRATRDAIAACPCGTGCPACVQSPKCGNANEPLDKAGALRLLTTVLAHAPRETVARADPGAGPARAETPDLAPGPPGAPRSGTA, from the coding sequence GTGGGTCCCGGCGAGCTGCTCGACGTGCTGCTCGCCGGCGGTCGCCGCGCCGAGCGGGCCACGCACGTGCGCCACGTCCCGGCCCGTGCGGGCGTCCGGTCCGAGTGGCCGGCGTGGGCGGACGCGGACCTCGTGCGCGGCTACCGCGCGCTGGGGGTGGACCGGCCGTGGGCCCACCAGGTCGAGGCGGCCGAGTCCGTGCACGGCGGCCGGCACACGGTCCTCGCGACGTCCACCGGCTCGGGCAAGTCGCTCGCGTTCTGGCTGCCCGCGCTGTCCGCGGTGCGGTCCGGCGCGGCGGACGCGGTCCTCGACCCGGGCCGCATCGAGTCGGCCCGCCGCCGCCCGACCGTCCTGTACCTGAGCCCGACGAAAGCGCTGGCGGCCGACCAGCTCGCGGGCCTGCACCGGCTCCTGCACGCGGCGGGGACGAGCGACGTGCGGGTCGCCACGTGCGACGGCGACACGGGCCGCGACGAGCGCCGGTGGGTGCGCGAGCACGCCGACGTCGTGCTGACCAACCCCGACTTCCTGCACTTCGCGCTGCTGCCGCAGCACCGGACGTGGTCGCGGGTCCTGTCCTCGCTCGCGTACGTGGTGGTCGACGAGTGCCACGCGTTCCGTGGCGTGTTCGGCGCGCACGTGGGCCTGGTGCTGCGCCGGCTGCGCCGGCTCGCCGCGGCGTACGGCGCGTCGCCGGTCGTCGTCATGGCGTCCGCGACGACGGCCGACCCCGCGGCGAGCGCGGGACGGCTGCTCGGTGTGGACCCCGCCGAGGTGCACGCCGTCACCGCCGACGCGTCCCCGGCGGGGCGCAAGACCGTCGTGCTGTGGCAGCCGCCCGAGCTGCCGGGCACGGACGGGCCGTGGGCCTCGCTGCTGCCCGCCGACGACCCGTGGGCGACCGTGCTGACGGTGCCCGCGGCGGACACCGCGGAGGGGCGGGACGCCCCGGACGGCGCCGGCGCGGACGGCGCGACCACCGGCGGCGACGCGGCGCGCGCCGTGCCCGCCGAGGGCACCGGCCCGCTCGGCACGGGTGAGCAGCTCGTGGCCGTCCCGCAGGACCGGCCGCGGCGCACGGCGACGGCCGAGGTCGCCGAGCTGCTCGCGGACCTCGTCATCGCGGGCGCCCGCACGCTCGCGTTCACCCGGTCGCGCCGAGGCGCGGAGTCCGTGGCGACCACGACCCGCGCCCACCTCGCCGAGGTCGACCCGACGCTGCCGTCGCTGGTCTCGTCCTACCGCGGCGGGTACCTGCCCGAGGAGCGGCGCGCGCTCGAGCAGGCGATCCGGTCGGGCCACCTGCGCGCCCTGGCGACGACGAACGCGCTCGAGCTGGGCGTCGACATCTCGGGGCTCGACGCGGTCCTCATCGCGGGCTGGCCGGGCACGCGCGTGTCGCTGTGGCAGCAGGCCGGCCGGGCCGGCCGTGCGGGTGCCGACGGGCTGGTCGTGCTCGTCGCGCGCGAGGACCCGCTCGACACGTTCCTCGTCCACCATCCCGAGGCGGCGCTGGACGCGCCCGTCGAGGCGACCGTGTTCGACCCGCAGAACCCGTACGTGCTCGCGCCGCACCTGTGCGCGGCCGCCGCCGAGCAGCCGCTGCGGGCCGACGAGCTCGACCTCTTCGGCCCGCGCGCCGCCGAGCTGCTCGCCGAGCTCACCGAGCGCGGCATCCTGCGCCGCCGGCCGTCGGGGTGGTACTGGACGCACGCCGAGCCGGCGAGCCGCATGACGGACCTGCGCGGGTCGGGCGGGCAGCCGGTCCGCGTCGTCGAGACCGCGACCGGGCGCCTGCTCGGGACGGTCGACGCCGCGTCGGCCGACGCGACCGTCCACCCGGGCGCCGTGTACGTGCACCTGGGCGCGACGTTCGTCGTGGACGAGCTGCACCTCGAGGACGGGGTCGCCCTCGCGACGCGCCGCGACGTGGACTTCGGCACGTGGGCGCGGTGGGTGACCTCGACGGAGGTCGTCGAGGTCGAGCGCGAGGTCACGTGGGGCCCGCTGACGTGGTCGTTCGGTCAGGTCGACGTGACGACGCAGGTGCTCGGCTACCAGCGCAAGCGGCTGCCGGACCTGCGGGTGCTGTCGACGCACGAGCTCGACCTGCCGGCCCGCACGCTGCGCACGGCGGCGGTCTGGTGGACCGCCCCGCCCGAGGTGCTGGCCGAGGCCGGCGTGACCCTCGAGGTCGCACCCGGCGCGCTGCACGCCGCCGAGCACGCGTCCATCGGCCTCCTGCCGCTGCTGGCGACGTGCGACCGCTGGGACCTCGGCGGGCTGTCCACCGTCGTGCACGCCGACACGGGCGTGGCGACCGTCTTCGTGCACGACGGCCACCCGGGCGGCGCCGGCTTCGCCGAGCGGGGCTTCGAGCTGGGACCGACGTGGCTGCGCGCGACCCGGGACGCGATCGCCGCCTGCCCCTGCGGCACGGGCTGCCCCGCCTGCGTGCAGTCGCCGAAGTGCGGCAACGCCAACGAGCCGCTCGACAAGGCGGGCGCGCTGCGCCTGCTCACGACGGTCCTCGCGCACGCACCACGAGAGACCGTCGCGCGGGCCGACCCGGGCGCCGGTCCCGCACGGGCCGAGACACCGGACCTGGCGCCGGGGCCGCCGGGAGCGCCGCGCAGCGGCACCGCCTGA
- a CDS encoding LamB/YcsF family protein: MTVIDLNADLGEGDGPWRREPPADDALLDLVSSANVATAYHGGDAVTMAVTCAAALVRGVALGAHPSYDDREGFGRRARDVPADVLRAQVVHQVGGLVAVARSVGARVTHVKPHGALYNAVVHDEAQAGAVVDAVLAVDPTLAVLGLPGSRVLELAARAGLATVVEAFVDRGYAPDGTLVGRDRPGALVTDPDEAGERAVRMAVEGVVTAVDGTRVALRPASLCLHSDTPGAVALARAVRAALAAAGVHVRPFVDAPAGASGAPTAATRDG, translated from the coding sequence GTGACCGTCATCGACCTCAACGCGGACCTCGGCGAGGGCGACGGCCCGTGGCGGCGCGAGCCGCCCGCGGACGACGCGCTCCTCGACCTCGTGTCGAGCGCGAACGTCGCGACGGCGTACCACGGCGGCGACGCCGTCACGATGGCCGTGACCTGTGCGGCCGCGCTCGTGCGCGGAGTCGCGCTCGGTGCGCACCCGTCGTACGACGACCGCGAGGGCTTCGGCCGGCGTGCGCGCGACGTGCCTGCCGACGTGCTGCGGGCGCAGGTGGTGCACCAGGTCGGCGGGCTGGTCGCGGTGGCGCGGTCCGTGGGTGCGCGCGTGACGCACGTCAAGCCGCACGGTGCGCTGTACAACGCCGTGGTCCACGACGAGGCGCAGGCCGGTGCGGTCGTCGACGCGGTGCTCGCCGTCGACCCGACGCTGGCGGTGCTGGGCCTGCCCGGCTCGCGCGTGCTCGAGCTCGCCGCACGGGCGGGCCTGGCGACGGTGGTCGAGGCGTTCGTCGACCGCGGGTACGCGCCGGACGGCACGCTCGTCGGACGGGACCGTCCGGGCGCGCTCGTCACCGACCCCGACGAGGCGGGGGAGCGCGCGGTGCGGATGGCGGTCGAGGGGGTGGTGACGGCGGTCGACGGGACGCGCGTGGCGCTGCGGCCGGCGTCGTTGTGCCTGCACTCGGACACCCCCGGCGCGGTCGCGCTCGCCCGGGCCGTCCGCGCCGCGCTCGCCGCCGCGGGTGTCCACGTGCGGCCCTTCGTCGACGCGCCCGCGGGCGCGTCGGGCGCCCCGACGGCTGCGACCCGTGACGGCTGA
- a CDS encoding carboxyltransferase domain-containing protein → MTADARPAVRALPYGDDGLLLELADLAAVRAVDAALRAAPPDGVVDVVPAARTVLVRGRSRTRARWADAVRAVGVAAVAGAGTGAGPGRVVAVPVVYDGPDLDEVAALAGRSAEEVVARHLAGGPDGYRVAFGGFMPGFAYVAGLDPVLHVTRRDTPRTRVPTGSVAVAGEFTAVYPAPTPGGWRLLGTTTTRLFDPARGRAGAALLAPGDVVQFVRATPPAVHGGVGPTATADARTVAAPGATPPGGPRAPDGGSGTTPAPPPVPAPIPAPGRPGAPDAPPRVLTVVATGPLVLVQDLGRPGLAGVGVPPSGAADPDAARAANRLVGNAAGAAVLEVLLGGLVVTFAATTAVALTGAPAPARLDGRPVGHGVPVRAAAGTTLALAAPPDGLRTWVAVRGGLDVPPVLGSRAHDQLSGLGPAPVRAGDVLAYGTAFDGLPVPPGPPDPRPAGVTPSTRAPTAAYVPAADVPSADVPAADAPVVDLPAVDGPRLDHLDAAGRAALRSTVWTVSPASNRVAVRLDGSPLTRAATGELPSEGLVAGAVQVPHDGRPVLFGADHPVTGGYPVVAVLTRDGRARAAQLRPGDRVRLALAPPG, encoded by the coding sequence GTGACGGCTGACGCCCGGCCCGCGGTGCGCGCGCTGCCGTACGGCGACGACGGCCTCCTGCTCGAGCTGGCCGACCTGGCGGCGGTCCGTGCCGTCGACGCCGCGCTGCGCGCCGCGCCGCCGGACGGCGTGGTGGACGTCGTCCCGGCCGCGCGCACCGTGCTGGTGCGCGGCCGGTCCCGCACGCGCGCGCGGTGGGCCGACGCCGTCCGGGCGGTCGGCGTCGCGGCGGTGGCGGGCGCGGGCACCGGCGCCGGGCCGGGACGCGTCGTCGCGGTGCCGGTCGTCTACGACGGGCCGGACCTCGACGAGGTCGCCGCGCTGGCGGGCCGCTCGGCCGAGGAGGTCGTCGCGCGGCACCTCGCGGGCGGTCCGGACGGGTACCGCGTCGCGTTCGGCGGCTTCATGCCGGGGTTCGCCTACGTTGCCGGGCTGGACCCGGTGCTGCACGTCACGCGCCGCGACACGCCGCGCACGCGCGTGCCCACCGGCTCGGTCGCGGTGGCGGGCGAGTTCACCGCGGTGTACCCCGCGCCCACGCCCGGCGGCTGGCGCCTGCTGGGCACGACGACGACGCGCCTGTTCGACCCCGCTCGGGGCCGCGCCGGCGCGGCGCTGCTGGCGCCGGGCGACGTCGTGCAGTTCGTCCGGGCGACCCCGCCCGCGGTGCACGGCGGCGTCGGGCCGACGGCGACGGCCGACGCCCGGACGGTGGCCGCGCCCGGTGCCACGCCGCCCGGGGGTCCCCGAGCCCCCGACGGGGGGAGCGGCACGACGCCGGCCCCTCCGCCCGTGCCTGCACCCATCCCTGCGCCCGGGCGCCCCGGGGCGCCCGACGCACCGCCGCGCGTGCTGACCGTCGTCGCGACCGGACCCCTCGTGCTCGTCCAGGACCTCGGCCGGCCCGGGCTCGCGGGCGTGGGCGTACCACCCAGCGGCGCCGCCGACCCCGACGCGGCGCGTGCCGCGAACCGGCTGGTCGGCAACGCGGCCGGCGCGGCCGTGCTCGAGGTGCTGCTCGGGGGGCTCGTCGTGACCTTCGCCGCGACCACGGCGGTCGCCCTCACGGGTGCGCCCGCACCGGCCCGGCTCGACGGCCGTCCCGTCGGGCACGGCGTGCCCGTGCGCGCCGCCGCGGGGACGACGCTCGCGCTCGCGGCCCCGCCCGACGGCCTGCGCACGTGGGTCGCCGTGCGGGGCGGGCTCGACGTCCCACCGGTGCTGGGCTCGCGCGCGCACGACCAGCTCTCGGGGCTGGGGCCGGCGCCCGTCCGCGCCGGTGACGTCCTCGCGTACGGCACGGCGTTCGACGGGCTACCGGTCCCGCCCGGCCCGCCCGACCCGCGGCCGGCCGGCGTGACCCCGTCCACCCGCGCCCCCACGGCCGCCTACGTCCCCGCCGCCGACGTGCCCTCCGCCGACGTCCCCGCCGCCGACGCGCCGGTCGTCGACCTCCCCGCCGTCGACGGTCCGCGCCTCGACCACCTCGACGCGGCCGGGCGCGCGGCGCTGCGGTCGACCGTCTGGACGGTGAGCCCGGCCAGCAACCGCGTCGCGGTCCGCCTCGACGGGTCGCCGCTGACGCGCGCCGCCACGGGCGAGCTGCCGTCGGAGGGCCTGGTGGCCGGTGCGGTGCAGGTGCCGCACGACGGTCGACCGGTGCTGTTCGGCGCCGACCACCCGGTGACCGGGGGCTACCCGGTCGTCGCGGTCCTCACGCGCGACGGGCGTGCCCGGGCCGCGCAGCTGCGCCCGGGCGACCGCGTGCGGCTCGCCCTGGCACCGCCCGGCTGA
- a CDS encoding ribonucleoside triphosphate reductase: MSRPEQPAPAPTAQDRPVVEVGSSIDEYLDRSDWRVNANANQGYSLGGLILNTAGKVVANYWLSHVYPPEVGHAHREGDLHVHDLDMLSGYCAGWSLRTLLQEGLNGVPGKVEARPPRHFSAAIGQIVNFLGTMQNEWAGAQAFSGFDTYLAPYVRLDGLSYAQVRQGVQELIYNLNVPSRWGTQTPFTNLTFDWVCPDDLRDQVPFVADAPCDFTYGDLQAEMDLINRAYMEVMTEGDASGRVFTFPIPTYNITPDFDWDSENADRLFAMTAKYGLPYFQNFLNSEMKPGDVRSMCCRLQLDLRELLKRGNGLFGSGEQTGSIGVVTVNCARLGFRHAGDEDALLADLDRLLDLARTSLELKRTTIQRLIDEGLFPYTRRYLGSLESHFSTIGVNGVNEMVRNFTGDAYDITDPRGHAMALRLLDHVRARMVEFQEATGHLYNLEATPAEGTTYRFAKEDRARFPGILQAGTDDHPYYTNSSQLPVGFTDDPFEALERQDELQTRYTGGTVLHLYMPERLSSAQACKELVRRALGRFRLPYLTVTPTFSICPRHGYLAGEHPQCPTCAEDDVVTTCEVWTRVMGYHRPVSSFNVGKQGEHAERLPFREPAPERPVLAGVAG, translated from the coding sequence ATGTCCCGCCCCGAGCAGCCCGCGCCCGCGCCGACCGCGCAGGACCGCCCCGTCGTCGAGGTCGGCTCGTCGATCGACGAGTACCTCGACCGCAGCGACTGGCGCGTCAACGCGAACGCGAACCAGGGCTACTCCCTGGGCGGGCTGATCCTCAACACCGCGGGCAAGGTCGTCGCGAACTACTGGCTCAGCCACGTGTACCCGCCGGAGGTCGGCCACGCGCACCGCGAGGGCGACCTGCACGTGCACGACCTGGACATGCTGTCCGGCTACTGCGCGGGCTGGTCGCTGCGCACGCTCCTGCAGGAGGGCCTCAACGGCGTCCCGGGCAAGGTCGAGGCGCGGCCGCCGAGGCACTTCAGCGCCGCGATCGGCCAGATCGTCAACTTCCTCGGCACGATGCAGAACGAGTGGGCCGGCGCGCAGGCGTTCAGCGGGTTCGACACCTACCTCGCGCCGTACGTCCGCCTCGACGGCCTGTCGTACGCGCAGGTGCGCCAGGGCGTGCAGGAGCTGATCTACAACCTCAACGTGCCGTCGCGCTGGGGCACGCAGACGCCCTTCACGAACCTCACGTTCGACTGGGTCTGCCCGGACGACCTGCGCGACCAGGTGCCGTTCGTCGCCGACGCGCCGTGCGACTTCACGTACGGCGACCTGCAGGCGGAGATGGACCTGATCAACCGCGCGTACATGGAGGTCATGACGGAGGGCGACGCCTCCGGCCGCGTGTTCACGTTCCCGATCCCCACGTACAACATCACGCCGGACTTCGACTGGGACTCCGAGAACGCGGACCGGCTGTTCGCCATGACCGCCAAGTACGGCCTGCCGTACTTCCAGAACTTCCTCAACTCGGAGATGAAGCCGGGCGACGTCCGGTCAATGTGCTGCCGCCTCCAGCTGGACCTGCGCGAGCTGCTCAAGCGCGGCAACGGCCTGTTCGGCTCGGGCGAGCAGACGGGGTCGATCGGCGTGGTGACGGTCAACTGCGCCCGCCTCGGCTTCCGGCACGCGGGCGACGAGGACGCGCTCCTGGCCGACCTCGACCGGCTGCTCGACCTCGCGCGCACGTCGCTCGAGCTCAAGCGCACGACGATCCAGCGCCTGATCGACGAGGGCCTGTTCCCGTACACCCGCCGCTACCTCGGCAGCCTCGAGAGCCACTTCTCGACGATCGGCGTCAACGGCGTCAACGAGATGGTCCGCAACTTCACGGGCGACGCGTACGACATCACGGACCCCCGCGGGCACGCGATGGCGCTGCGCCTGCTCGACCACGTGCGGGCGCGCATGGTCGAGTTCCAGGAGGCGACCGGGCACCTGTACAACCTCGAGGCGACGCCCGCGGAGGGCACGACGTACCGGTTCGCGAAGGAGGACCGCGCGCGCTTCCCCGGGATCCTGCAGGCCGGCACGGACGACCACCCGTACTACACGAACTCCTCGCAGCTGCCGGTCGGGTTCACGGACGACCCGTTCGAGGCGCTCGAGCGCCAGGACGAGCTGCAGACGCGCTACACGGGCGGCACGGTGCTGCACCTGTACATGCCGGAGCGGCTCTCGTCGGCCCAGGCGTGCAAGGAGCTGGTCCGGCGCGCGCTGGGCAGGTTCCGCCTGCCGTACCTGACCGTGACGCCGACGTTCTCCATCTGCCCGCGCCACGGGTACCTCGCGGGTGAGCACCCGCAGTGCCCGACGTGCGCCGAGGACGACGTCGTGACGACGTGCGAGGTGTGGACGCGCGTCATGGGCTACCACCGGCCCGTCAGCTCGTTCAACGTCGGCAAGCAGGGCGAGCACGCCGAGCGACTGCCGTTCCGCGAGCCGGCGCCCGAGCGCCCCGTCCTGGCCGGGGTGGCGGGATGA
- a CDS encoding anaerobic ribonucleoside-triphosphate reductase activating protein: MTTPLATPLAPAGPPGSAGGPRPGPQADTLAIAGLTRLSTVDWPGRLVATVFLQGCPWRCTYCHNSAILDPRAPGTVPWQDVRDLLARRRGLLDGVVLSGGEPTRQVGVVAAAREVREAGFGVGLHTSGAYPARLPLLLPHVDWVGFDVKAPARLYRAITRTGTGTTSADLAFASLRTVLDSGVDVQVRTTVDPTVLTGADVAELTAVLADLGVRDHVLQQVRPDGTTEEYRTALAAVGAG, from the coding sequence ATGACGACGCCGCTCGCGACGCCGCTCGCGCCGGCCGGCCCGCCCGGGTCGGCCGGCGGGCCCCGCCCCGGACCGCAGGCCGACACCCTCGCGATCGCCGGCCTGACCCGCCTGTCCACGGTCGACTGGCCGGGCCGGCTCGTCGCGACGGTGTTCCTGCAGGGGTGCCCGTGGCGCTGCACGTACTGCCACAACAGCGCGATCCTCGACCCGCGCGCCCCCGGGACGGTCCCGTGGCAGGACGTGCGCGACCTGCTGGCGCGCCGGCGCGGGCTGCTGGACGGCGTCGTCCTCTCGGGCGGTGAGCCGACCCGGCAGGTGGGGGTCGTGGCGGCCGCCCGCGAGGTGCGCGAGGCCGGGTTCGGCGTCGGGCTGCACACGTCCGGCGCGTACCCGGCGCGCCTGCCCCTGCTGCTGCCGCACGTCGACTGGGTGGGGTTCGACGTCAAGGCGCCCGCGCGCCTGTACCGGGCGATCACGCGCACCGGCACGGGCACGACCAGTGCGGACCTGGCGTTCGCGTCCCTGCGCACGGTGCTCGACAGCGGCGTCGACGTGCAGGTCCGCACGACCGTCGACCCGACCGTCCTCACCGGTGCCGACGTCGCCGAGCTCACGGCGGTGCTCGCGGACCTCGGGGTGCGCGACCACGTGCTCCAGCAGGTGCGACCGGACGGGACGACCGAGGAGTACCGCACCGCGCTGGCCGCGGTCGGCGCCGGCTGA
- a CDS encoding sigma-70 family RNA polymerase sigma factor, which translates to MTSWEDALDELVRTRGRALVGYAFLLTGDMREAEDLVQDALVRSFTRGRAVREVASAEAYVRRAVLTTYVDGFRRRRHWATIRHLTAVPAVTPADGPQAGPESVVTTRVAVQQALATLPPRVRACIVLRHFDDLPVAEVAATLSLSVGAVKRYLHDGTRALEARLGPVLGRDDVPAGHTPAHLDDVLVTPRRSR; encoded by the coding sequence GTGACGAGCTGGGAGGACGCGCTCGACGAGCTCGTCCGCACCCGGGGGCGGGCGCTCGTCGGGTACGCGTTCCTGCTCACCGGCGACATGCGCGAGGCGGAGGACCTCGTGCAGGACGCGCTGGTGCGGTCGTTCACGCGCGGGCGGGCGGTGCGGGAGGTCGCGTCCGCGGAGGCGTACGTCCGCCGGGCCGTCCTGACGACGTACGTCGACGGCTTCCGCCGCCGCCGGCACTGGGCCACGATCCGGCACCTGACGGCCGTGCCGGCGGTCACGCCGGCCGACGGGCCGCAGGCCGGGCCGGAGTCCGTCGTCACGACGCGGGTGGCCGTCCAGCAGGCGCTGGCCACGCTGCCGCCGCGGGTGCGCGCGTGCATCGTCCTGCGGCACTTCGACGACCTGCCGGTCGCGGAGGTCGCCGCGACGCTCTCACTGTCCGTCGGGGCCGTGAAGCGGTACCTCCACGACGGGACGCGCGCCCTCGAGGCCCGGCTGGGTCCCGTCCTCGGCCGCGACGACGTGCCGGCCGGGCACACCCCCGCCCACCTCGACGACGTCCTCGTCACCCCCCGGAGGTCACGATGA
- a CDS encoding STAS domain-containing protein translates to MDVQVEQEVVGTRTVVHVAGEIDVASADRLRERLNRTVAEGGTDLVVDLTGVTFMDSTGLGLLVGTLKRVRTAGGRMALVIDSEQLMKIFRITGLHQVFSIHETLEATLAD, encoded by the coding sequence GTGGATGTGCAGGTGGAGCAGGAGGTCGTCGGCACGCGCACCGTGGTGCACGTGGCCGGCGAGATCGACGTGGCCAGCGCCGACCGGCTGCGGGAGCGGCTGAACCGGACCGTCGCCGAGGGCGGCACCGACCTGGTCGTCGACCTCACGGGCGTGACGTTCATGGACTCCACGGGCCTCGGCCTGCTCGTGGGCACGCTCAAGCGCGTGCGGACCGCCGGCGGGCGCATGGCGCTCGTGATCGACTCCGAGCAGCTGATGAAGATCTTCCGCATCACCGGGCTGCACCAGGTGTTCTCGATCCACGAGACGCTCGAGGCCACGCTCGCGGACTGA